TGGAATCATTCAACACGTGGATAAAGACAAGAGGGCTACTTCCCTCACTGTGAGGAAAGCCAAAGTCGAGGATTCTGGAACCTACCTATGCGAGTTTGGGTTCTTCACAGGTGCGCGCGCTAATGGGAGTGGAACCCAAGTGACGATCCAGGGTAAGACCCGGCGGAACTCCCCTTTCGTCTCCTAGAAAACCCGTTGAGGAGCGCGCAGGACGCTGACAGAGGGGTGTGACCCAGAGAGGGCTCCGGTGGTGCTGGTGGAGACGGTGCAGTGCAAAGCATAAAGGGCAGAGTTGGGGAGCTTGTGTAGCACACCAGATCCTGCGTTCTAGGGATGGCTGTGGGGGTTCTGGCTGCCTCAGGGGTGCCAGGTTAAGCCCCAGAGTGGAGGAGGTGCTTTAAGTTTGGTATTGGGAGGTGTCCAGCTGGCTAATCCCAAGCGGATTTAGCCCAGGGGTGGGTGAGGATTTTCGCAGGGGAGCACCCCATGAATTATGGTCAGTCCTCCTGGGCCGAGCATTTCTCCTGTGCTAATGAGGGCTTGCAGGGctgtgagccaatgcccaggtgccagctagggtctggtggggcaaagggggtgatgccacaccagcagctacgctaagcagccagggcaggctgggttctttggtttgtgtttagtttgggtacagcagcaagaggaaaattacacttagagaggctttaacagttactttttattcatacaaagatggaaacaatgtaactaagacaagtgatcaaagtaccacaactgtgaatttttgtttataactttactaacagttaatagggaaccgctggcagcgattttacaacagcaGCGGCTGCCACctgtaaaagggggttttaaactgaccgctcaatttatgaatgaaaccaagatggcctccgagtgagtgacaggacaATGATTTGTCTCGTGGTTACTAATGTTCACAGAAGGTCATTGCTGACCGCAGGTGGCCAGCTAAGGTGAGGTGAGGACCCCCTGGGGTTTCATAGGCAAGGTAATGATTTTCTCCAGTTCTATGTAAAAGGTAGCGGAGGGTCGCAgtgttctaatagatcaaaggggtaaacgcaTTTTGAAGATAAGGTGAGGGGCTTCCCGCGGTTTGAGTGCCAGGCTAatggttttagcagtttatagcccaaaaaCAGCTCGTGCCCGCGGTTTTAAAGGGGAAActacacaatttaacttaagaaaagttctaGACAAACTCGCTAGCTTagactaatacaagtaatgtgtacacaagaaaggcctgttgcaggtgtgattttcacccctgcctcttagacctggtggaaccagagtctttccctcaattcctataggaaagaagtgtaatacaggtgtaattcttacccctgcctcctagatccggtgtgacccagaatctttctctcaatccctcggggagaagtagatacgaaccaggcgtccccagtctcgggagttaattccagacctggccagcaggtgtaggtgattgaaactcaaaggggggtgggctgccaaacccctttataccccttttgtcacgtaggcttcttcctggtctcaagtggccaatcgggaggaatgctttgaaccccaggtttcccagggacgGTGGAAGGCTCagttcgcacctgtgaattgtggacaattgggcacctttggaggtgatgggcggaggttccccgttcttcctggggcagtgatcaggcgtgtcaattaccgagatcagccagaagggcagccattagctagcccagtcactgtctggtttttgtgtgtagtagagaggctgggcgagacagcgcacctgcgttcccaggacatcaaaggctgcctgtctcccctgcttgtttctctctgtctctcccagtggggtggggcggggggagaagaagaaaaggccaaatggggggttcatgccTGGCTACAAGGGCCTGGAAAGaagtgtgggtgcaggagggaggtccgggtggggcagagtgtggggtgaGGGTTCTGGGAAGGTGTTTGGGTGTAGCAGGGGGtcctgacctggggcaggggctggggtataGGAGTGGCGGGGGAGTCGCAGGGGAGGTGGgatcagggctgggagagggtggggagacCCATGGGTGGTGTGAGGACCTTGGTGCCAAGTTACCTGATGCTGCCGAAGGGAGAGCGGCTGAGCATCCTCAGTGCACCCGAAGTAGCAAATTCCTTCAGAGCCATTTCACAGCTCCCCTCTGGGTGATTCGCGCCCCAGCCAGAGGGAGACCATGTAACACTCGCGGCGGGGAGCAGAGGAACGGAAGGCCCCCCCGAGGCCTGacgcggggagggcagggggcgtgGACCTGGGGATAAGGCTGCAAAGGGAGAACTTCTGAAGCCCCTAGCACGCAGGGAGAACGGGGACCCTGCACTGGtggacgggggtgggggtgaattAGTGCACAGAGAGCTCCTAGCTGGGGGAGGAATGGAggaccccagccccaggggtggggtgctggggtgtgggggggtggatgcTGCAGCATCTCGAGGTTTTGAGCctcctggccacatgcccctgctgcCTGTGGTCCCAGCTGCCATCCCCGCGTGCAGGAGCTTGGTCGCTGGCCCTTCATGCAGGGTTCTGCCCAAGCATCAGGCCTGGGGCCCCAGATGGCAGCTCCAGCtctagggggcagggaggggtttgGACAGAGGTCGGAGGGCTGTGGCTTAGCGCCTGCACTCCACAAAtggttccagcacccctggccccaGCGTGCAGGGGGCATCCAGAGCGCCTAGCGTGAGGGTGGGGGTTTGGGATCCCTGAAAGATCGGGGGAGCTGGAGGGTGGCCCCCAGGGACCTTTGGGGGACAGACCGAGGGGTGCAAGGAGCCCTTGGTGCATCCAACATGCTCAACATACAGAAGCAACCACATGTGCATCCTTCTAGTTTAGCCCCCAGAGAGTCTTACCCAGACCCACACAGGGGTTTGCCGAGTTTGCTGTTATTATTCAGTCCTTGCAATCGAGCTTAGAGGCCGCAGCCCACCTGCCGGTGGTGTCAGTTTGTGTGACATATCATTGTCATTCCGAATCGAGACACCTAAGGGCCTGCACCAGGGCCAGGAGCCCAAGGGCTTCAAGAGGCCAGAGCCGGTTACAAGCTGCCtgtgcaggggcagagcagcctggggAATCAGCTGGCCCAGGATGCAAGAAGCTCTGTGCTCCCCAGCTTGGGAAGTTTGCTTAGCAGAGCTACCCCAGTGCTGCCACCCCAGAGATGTACTAGAACTTCTAGGCTCTCAGCTCTACGGCAGCAACGCTGGACGTCCCAAGAGCCCTCGCTTGAGGAGGGAACCCAGCAGACAAGAAGAGTCCCTAGACACCTGTCTCAGGCTCCCCCAGGTGATGACCATCTGCCTCATGACCTGACTTCCCGACTCCCCAAGCTGgggctggctctcagtgttctgggctgttcttcatctgtaagttacccctaaatgtcttctaagagcccaacaagcagtggaagtgctggtaatgtgctaggcaatattgacctcctgtggtctggcacattctctagtccggcaccagtcaggtccccaccgtgccagacaagagaggtccaTTCTGTATATCTCCCCTTGCCTGCTGGCACATTGACCGGTTTCTGAACAAAGGTGCCATGATCTGTGATTCTCGTCCTGCAGAAATAACCGACCTGATGGTGAATCAAACCCCAGCCAATTTCAGCAATTTCGAAGGCTCGGAACTTACCATGAACTGTACCTTCAAGACAATCTCTAACCACAGTGCCATGTCTGTGCGATGGTATCGCTACGGGACGGAGGGCCTGAAGGAAGAGCTGGTGAAGGGGTGGGACGTGCTCCCAGCTCTGCATTTGGAAAACGGGTTTGCCTCTCTCACCTTGAAGAATATGAATTTGTCAAATGCAGGAAACTACCTGTGCGAGGTGGGGAGCACAGCGAGAAACCTCTCTGGGAATGGAACAGGAACCCTGGTGACCATCGAGAGTAAGTGCTAGACCCTCCTACCTGATCTGGCAACAGAGGGTGGGAGCCCGTCTCtgttcggtggacagccaggttagCGAGCTGGGGCTGGTTGGAGAACAGCTGCTGGTGTGAACgcactgtaacccacacacctaggtgtgcttcactgtcccatgtagtggcacctagaggACTTccacagagagaaagaacaagtctcctctacGGATTTAACTGAGAGccggctggcttttagctccaactGTAGAAGTGACTGCCCTAAGCTTCAGAGCTCGCAGGTTACAGCAGGACCTCTCTGATCTCCGGGCAGGGGTTAGCCAATCAGAGAGGGGAATGGATCTCAGCAAGGAGCCAGCTCCCGTCCCAgggagcagctcctccagcagatcatcccccactcctcccagtgccagcacacggccagcaccaaattCTCCTTGTCCCAGTACGGTTTCATTGTGTTGATGTGATTCACCCAGTGGTGGTGAGCCCGGTTCGACAGTCCCTCCATGTAGTATGCTTCATTCAGCTGCTTGAttaccttgaaggggccatcccaggcagctTCCAGCTTGTTCTACTGCCTGGGTATGAGAACCATCACCTGGTCCCCAGTGGCATAAGTACGGGTCCGGGAGGAGCGATCATACCAAACCTTCTACTttccctgggcctgggccaggtTCTCTCTGGCTGGGGGCCCATAAGCTCAGCGAGCTTTTCCTGGAAGGCCAATGCTCCACTGCTGATTCGCCACCAGGAGAGGCCTTTCCCTCCCACTCATCTCGCAGGGGAAATGCAGGTGAGTGAGAATAAGACCACACAGCCCCGGAAGGTGAGCAGGGCCTTCAGTTCCACCTTCAACAGGAACTGAGAATGCTCAACACCTCCCAGAATTGTTCCCCCTAAATATTGTCACGCAGGCCTCAATGTTTCCATTTTAGTTCTTTTACCAGCCAATGTTTCACTTGGTCTCAGGCTGTGTTCTggtccatactgcatgcacaccCACCGGTCCATCCAAAGCCTGTTGTGTGCATGGGATCTGGGACTGGAGAGAGAACAGGGCAGTAAAACATGGAACTCGTGACTTGTGCGTGGGTGAAGCCTGGAGCTGCTTCATGGGCAGCTGACATAAATCCGCTTAAGGCACACCCTAGCCCTGCCCCATGCTGGTAGGAGCTCAGCTCGGCTGCAGGCCAGAAGGCTGGTGGTGGGCGCAACCGGCAGGCTGATGATGGGGAGACTGCCAAGCACTGGCTGGGGGTCCAAGGTAATTCTGGGGCTACAATGGACAGTGGATTGGGGAGGGCCTTATGAACAAGGGTTGGGGCTGTCTGGCTAGTCTCCCCAAAGGAGGGCTTGTGGgccacccaggagctgctgcttttgACCAGGGCTGGTTGAgatgcaatcatagaatcatagattactaggactggaagggacctcgagaggccatcaagtccagccccctgccccaatggcaggaccaagtactgtctaaaccatccctgatagacgtctatctaacctgttcttaaatatctccagcgatggaggctgcgtctacacgtgcacgctacttcgaagtagcggcactaacttcgaaatagcgcccgtcgcggctacacgcgtcgggcgctatttcgaagttaacttcgacgttaggcggcgagacgtcgaagtcgctaacctcatgaggggatcggaatagcgccctacttcgacgttcaacgtcgaagtagggatcgtgtagacgatccgcgtcccgcaacgtcgaaattgtggggtcctccatggcagccatcagctgaggggttgagagatgctgtctttccagcccgtgcggggctctatggtcaccgtgtgcagcagcccttagcccagggcttctggctgctgctgctgcagcgggggattcatgctgcaggcacagggtctgcaactcgttgtcggctctgtggatcttgtgctgtttagtgcaagtgtgtctgggaggggccctttaagggagcggcttgctgttgagtccgccctgtgatcctgtctgcagctgtgcctggcacccttatttcgatgtgtgctactgtgccgtgtagacgttccctcgctgcgcctatttcgatgtggtgccgtgcaacgtcgatgttgaacatcgacgttgccagccctggaggacgtgtagacgttattcatcgaaatagcctatttcgatgtcgccacatc
The genomic region above belongs to Carettochelys insculpta isolate YL-2023 chromosome 14, ASM3395843v1, whole genome shotgun sequence and contains:
- the LOC142020882 gene encoding uncharacterized protein LOC142020882 — translated: MRPRLEWSFPLWPLVVWLRTAAATNTAVIVVSQTPESVRAMEGAEFTITCTFNTSRRSNKWFVEWYKDSTDVTAKLSNGTDGIIQHVDKDKRATSLTVRKAKVEDSGTYLCEFGFFTGARANGSGTQVTIQEITDLMVNQTPANFSNFEGSELTMNCTFKTISNHSAMSVRWYRYGTEGLKEELVKGWDVLPALHLENGFASLTLKNMNLSNAGNYLCEVGSTARNLSGNGTGTLVTIEREMQVSENKTTQPRKELSSAAGQKAGGGRNRQADDGETAKHWLGVQELPELTVNQTPAEMHESEGAELTLKCHFTALKRPNRLYVKWYKHNGSGEKKELGGEGGMRSTELGNGRSTFTLKHVNITDSGTYVCEVGSTARNVSASGAGS